A section of the Vidua macroura isolate BioBank_ID:100142 chromosome 23, ASM2450914v1, whole genome shotgun sequence genome encodes:
- the CROCC gene encoding rootletin isoform X1 has translation MASLLSLQEENRILQQELSRVEDLLAQSRAERDELAIKYNALSERLEQSLRLEPEEAAESRSLAQHNIELRRLLEEEQAAYKRKLQAYQEGQQRQAQLVQKLQAKVLQYKKKCGEVEQQLLEKATELEQERLTIQLDASSSQPDEESSNELENALIRLEEEQQRSSSLVQVNSMLREQLEQANVANAALSEDIRKLTADWARARDELEQREAEWRREEESFNTYFSNEHSRLLTLWRQLVAFRRHFGEMKATTERDLSELGHEVSRTGRAAHAACLHLAANLRLAESQAGAARERQELRLEQLQEQLAARARDAELEKATLAARLEELTAALERRQSEDEEKERAVETLTLQLRELEAVRTREPTSEQVQALRSELELLRRTLHEITQAVLADDPEAPTPAVPPPCPPVSPPCPAVSPLRSLSASAAAAAVHAALSRRQLQLQEARSQVEAGREVAGSLRRELGMLEQRLEQLGAEAGSCRRAQEEARREELRLRAQAEGLRRELCCAEAALAEEQQRVGALQQEREQLRRRSEGLQDSWDQAARDAQAARQQLEHSQQQVQELEAQRVQAQRELLEAREELSRALLEAELARGEQEALAEALGKAQGSCGELAEARRAAEAEESRLRDALAKTSELAAGLARDKAELGRRLERLEQERERGRLRSRELCRELALLRARLESGPRPGSERRGLERPRADPRDDGRGLREELRELRGLHERLRHSLGQAVQEQSAAGEALARARTEQERLRAEQERLGRTQAALAQDGAGLAVQLAAAQRQQQHRDREAAGLRSEKEGLESSVFQLQQELAQLQARNQQLEAQGRTLAQAKEALEAELGVAQRERAQELRERRQAVAVAEAAAVTAALQSARDAHREQMEHLQREKEELEAERGRMVQEHEELVAELAAARQQRQSEKQQALALQEEERVALAGTLAGLQRSLDEATAELEQRRREVTGHQEKEQALAAELRSLRARAEEAALSHEREARTLRDQVTAAAKQRDGALREAEEARAQLRAGTEARAAARRELLEAQREARDSREGRDTERRRAQEASRALGDAAREKEALQRSNEELRAALRRAEGERISLKRSGEDKEQRLALLEAARAAAEREVSELRAALRGLEHARLESRRELQELRRQVKELDSENSRRGRELGELQARVALEEQREQRSRREASGLRQKVVESEASTEAARKELQQLQQRLAAAEQEFGRREQELSRSLEEARGNEKKLLADARNLQLKVEAARAEVAELGLRLSAAQGRAQGLEAELARGEEQRRATESRLGGLQATLRRTVAVARAKGGSPEGPSSPGSFPDPDADPEALRAALREFLRELQDAQREREELRGQLGSLGRRLAEAEAERDSAGARAQRLQKLLDESEQGRRELSGARASLLLQDESLRRSQRECRGLRQRLSALERERRAGQEKLGELEEARQRLEVCESRSARLELQRRALEAELGRARRALAERDAEAREARERAERLRTQLAQAESRSGPLPVPPGGGSKGEAPDGCLLHERLLQLQNALAAGETDRRLLQEGLEEARRALAEARREKGMLREQLREQRELGMLREPGMLRELGMLREPGFLWEPGVPRKPGMLPEQGMPPEQGMPPQDQQQEIFICVSGQERDPPGRAGSTRLPVGPDPPAGPDPPAGSAERELEEARKRIQVLRAQVSALELRARPLPEAPAELQRELERLRLGRGGLEEQEKAALFPPADKICLFLIQFGTSWRVYPFSCCSF, from the exons ATGGCCtcgctgctgtccctgcaggaggagaacaggatcctgcagcaggagctgtcccgCGTCGAGGACCTGCTGGCCCAGAGCCGGGCCGAGCGCGATGAGCTGGCCATCAAGTACAACGCCCTCAGTGAGCGG ctggagcagagcctgcgGCTGGAGCCGGAGGAAGCAGCCGAGAGCCGGAGCCTGGCCCAGCACAACATCGAGCTCCggaggctgctggaggaggagcaggctgCCTACAAGAGGAAGCTCCAGGCCTACCAGGAGGGCCAGCAGCGCCAGGCCCAGCTGGTGCAGAAGCTCCAAGCCAAG GTGTTGCAGTACAAGAAGAAATGCGGGGaagtggagcagcagctgctggagaaggcgacagagctggagcaggagaggctgaCG ATCCAGCTggatgccagcagctcccagcccgaTGAGGAGAGCAGCAATGAGCTGGAGAACGCCCTGATCcggctggaggaggagcagcagag gagcagcagcctggtgcAGGTGAACTCGATGCTGCGGGAGCAGCTGGAACAGGCCAACGTGGCCAACGCGGCGCTGAGCGAGGACATCCGGAAGCTCACGGCGGACTGGGCGCGGGCCCGGGACGAGCTGGAGCAGCGGGAGGCGGAGTGGAggcgggaggaggag TCCTTCAACACCTACTTCAGCAACGAGCACAGCCGGCTCCTGACCCTCTGGCGGCAGCTGGTGGCCTTCAGGCGCCACTTCGGGGAGATGAAGGCCACCACCGAGAG GGACCTGTCGGAGCTGGGCCACGAGGTGTCCCGGACGGGCCGCGCCGCCCACGCCGCCTGCCTGCACCTGGCCGCCAACCTGCGGCTGGCCGAGAGCCAGGCGGGCGCGGCCCGCGAGCGGCAGGAGCTgcgcctggagcagctgcaggagcagctggcgGCGCGGGCACGGGACGCGGAGCTGGAAAAAGCCACCCTGGCAGCCAG gctggaggagctgacGGCGGCCCTGGAGCGGCGCCAGAGCGAGGACGAGGAGAAGGAGCGGGCGGTGGAAACGCTGACCCTGCAGCTGCGGGAGCTG GAGGCCGTGCGCACCCGGGAGCCGACGTCGGAGCAGGTGCAGGCTCTGCGCTccgagctggagctgctgcgcCGGACGCTGCACGAGATCACCCAG GCGGTGCTGGCAGATGACCCCGAGGCCCCCACGCCCGCTGTGCCCCCtccgtgtccccctgtgtcccctccgtgtcccgCCGTGTCCCCTCTCCGCAGCCTCTCTGCcagcgccgccgctgccgccgtcCACGCAGCCCTGAGCCGGcgccagctccagctgcag GAGGCCCGGAGCCAGGTGGAGGCGGGCCGGGAGGTGGCCGGGAGCCTGCGGcgggagctgggaatgctggagcagcggctggagcagctgggagccgAGGCCGGGAGCTGCCGGCGGGCGCAGGAGGAGGCCCGGCGGGAGGAGCTCCGGCTGCGGGCCCAGGCCGAGGGGCTGCGCAG ggagctgtgctgtgcgGAGGCGGCGTTGGCGGAGGAGCAGCAGCGGGTGggagccctgcagcaggagcgGGAGCAGCTGCGGCGCCGCAGCGAGGGGCTGCAGGACTCCTGGGACCAGGCTGCCCGCGACGCCCAGGCTGCCcgccagcagctggagcacag ccagcagcaggtgcaggagctggaggcgCAGCGGGTGCAGGCGCagcgggagctgctggaggcacgGGAAGAGCTGAGCCGGGCACTGCTGGAGGCGGAGCTGGCCCGGGGCGAGCAGGAGGCGCTGGCAGAGGCCCTGGGCAAG gcccagggcagctgcGGGGAGCTGGCGGAGgcccggcgggcggcggaggcggagGAGTCGCGGCTGCGGGACGCGCTGGCCAAGACCAGCGAGCTGGCGGCCGGGCTGGCCCGGGACAAGGCGGAGCTGGGCCGGCGGCTGGAGCGGCTGGAGCaggagcgggagcggggccggctgCGCAGCCGGGAGCTGTGCCGGGAGCTGGCGCTGCTGCGGGCGCGCCTGGAGAGCGGCCCCCGCCCCGGCAGCGAGCGGCGGGGCCTGGAGCGGCCACGGGCGGACCCCCGGGACGAcgggcgggggctgcgggaggagctGCGGGAGCTGCGCGGGCTCCACGAGCGGCTGCGCCACAGCCTGGGCCAG GCGGTGCAGGAGCAGAGCGCGGCGGGCGAGGCGCTGGCGCGGGCGCGGACGGAGCAGGAGCGGCTCCGGGCGGAGCAGGAGCGGCTGGGCCGGACTCAGGCGGCGCTGGCCCAGGACGGGGCCGGACTGGCCGTGCAGCTCGCGGCTGCCcagcgccagcagcagcaccgcGACCGCGAGGCTGCCGGCCTCAG GTCAGAgaaggaggggctggagagcagcgtgttccagctgcagcaggagctggcccagctccaggccCGCAATCAGCAGCTGGAGGCCCAAGGCCGGACACTGGCCCAAGCCAAGGAAGCGCTGGAGG cgGAGCTGGGCGTGGCGCAGCGGGAGCGGGCGCAGGAGCTGCGGGAGCGGCGCCAGGCGGTGGCGGTGGCCGAGGCGGCCGCGGTGACAGCGGCCCTGCAGAGCGCCCGCGACGCCCACCGGGAGCAGATGGAGCACCTCCAGCGTGAGAAG gaggagctggaggccgAGCGGGGCCGGATGGTGCAGGAGCACGAGGAGCTGGTGGCCGAGCTGGCGGCAGCGCGGCAGCAGCGCCAGAGCGAGAAGCAGCAG GCTCTGgcgctgcaggaggaggagcgggTGGCCCTGGCGGGGACACTGGCAGGGCTCCAGCGGAGCCTGGACGAGGCCACGGCCGAGCTGGAGCAGCGGCGCCGAGAGGTCACCGGCCaccaggagaaggagcag GCCTTGGCCGCGGAGCTGCGCTCGCTGCGGGCGCGGGCGGAGGAGGCGGCGCTGAGCCACGAGCGGGAGGCGAGGACGCTCCGGGACCAAGTGACAGCGGCGGCCAAGCAGCGGGACGGCGCCCTGCGGGAG GCGGAGGAGGCGCGGGCGCAGCTGCGGGCGGGGACCgaggcgcgggcggcggcgcggcgggagctgctggaggcgCAGCGAGAGGCCCGGGACAGCCGCGAGGGCCGCGACAccgagcggcggcgggcgcAGGAGGCGAGCAGGGCCCTGGGCGATGCGGCCCGGGAGAAGGAGGCGCTGCAGCGCTCCAACGAGGAGCTGCGGGCGGCCCTGCGGCGCGCCGAGGGAGAGCGCATCAG CCTGAAGCGCTCCGGGGAGGACAAGGAGCAGCGGCTGGCGCTGCTggaggcggcgcgggcggcggccgAGCGGGAGGTGTCGGAGCTGCGGGCGGCGCTGCGGGGGCTGGAGCACGCCCGCCTGGAGAGccgcagggagctgcaggagctgcgcCGCCAG GTGAAGGAGCTGGACAGCGAGAAcagccggcggggccgggagctgggggagctgcaggcGCGGGTGGCCCTGGAGGAGCAGCGGGAGCAGCGGAGCCGCCGCGAGGCCTCCGGCCTCAGGCAGAAGGTGGTGGAGAGCGAGGCCAGCACCGAGGCTGCCAGGAAGGAG ctgcagcagctgcagcagcgcCTGGCGGCGGCGGAGCAGGAGTTCGGGCGGcgggagcaggagctgtcccgCAGCCTGGAGGAGGCGCGGGGCAATGAGAAGAAGCTGCTGGCGGACGCGCGGAACCTGCAGCTCAAGGTGGAGGCGGCGCGGGCCGAGGTGGCCGAGCTGGGGCTGCGGCTGAGCGCGGCGCAGGGCCGGGCGCAGGGGCTGGAGGCGGAGCTGGCCCGCGGCGAGGAGCAGCGCAGGGCCACCGAGTCCCGCCTGGGCGGCCTCCAGGCCACCCTGCGCCGCACCGTGGCCGTGGCCAGGGCCAAGG GCGGGAGCCCGGAGGGGCCGAGCAGCCCCGGTTCGTTCCCGGATCCCGACGCCGATCCCGAGGCGCTGCGGGCGGCGCTGCGGGAATTCCTGCGGGAGCTGCAGGACGCGCAGCGGGAGCGG GAGGAGCTCCgggggcagctgggcagcctgggccGGCGCCTGGCGGAGGCGGAGGCGGAGCGGGACAGCGCCGGCGCCCGCGCGCAGCGGCTCCAGAAACTGCTGGACGAGAGCGAGCAAG GGCGGCGGGAGCTGAGCGGGGCCCGCGCctcgctgctgctgcaggacgaGAGCCTGCGGCGCTCGCAGCGGGAATGCCGCGGGCTGCGGCAGCGCCTGAGCGCCCTGGAGAGGGAGCGGCGGGCGGGACAG GAGAAGCTGGGCGAGCTGGAGGAGGCCCGGCAGAGGCTGGAGGTGTGCGAGAGCCGGAGCGCCCGGCTGGAGCTGCAGCGGCGGGCGCTGGAGGCGGAGctgggccgggcccggcgggcgCTGGCCGAGCGGGACGCGGAGGCGCGggaggcgcgggagcgagcggaGCGGCTCCGCACGCAG ctggctcaggcCGAGTCCCGCTcggggccgctcccggtgccgccgGGGGGCGGCTCCAAGGGGGAGGCTCCGGACGGGTGTCTGCTCCACGAgcggctcctgcagctccagaacGCGCTGGCTGCCGGCGAGACGGACCGGAGGCTGCTCCAG gaggggctggaggaggcgCGGCGGGCGCTGGCGGAGGCGCGGCGGGAGAAGGGAATGCTGCGGGAGCAGCTGCGGGAGCAGcgggagctgggaatgctgcggGAGCCGGGAATGCTGcgggagctgggaatgctgcggGAGCCGGGGTTCCTGTGGGAACCGGGAGTACCGCGGAAGCCGGGAATGCTGCCGGAGCAGGGAATGCCACCGGAACAGGGAATGCCCCCCCAGGACCAACAGCAGGAG ATATTTATCTGTGTGTCTGGGCAGGAGCGGGACCCTCCTGGCCGGGCTGGATCCACGCGGCTCCCGGTGGGGCCGGATCCCCCCGCGGGGCCGGATCCCCCCGCGGGCTCGGCCGAgcgggagctggaggaggctcGGAAGCGCATCCAGGTGCTGCGG GCGCAGGTGTCGGCGCTGGAGCTCCGGGCCCGGCCGCTCCCCGAGGCGCCCGCGGAGCTGCAGCGGGAGCTGGAGCGGCTCCGGCTCGGCCGCGGCGGCCTGgaggagcag gaaaaagcTGCACTTTTCCCACCAGCCGACAAAATTTGTCTATTTTTGATACAATTTGGGACCTCATGGAGGGTTTACCCATTTTCCTGTTGCAGTTTTTAA
- the CROCC gene encoding rootletin isoform X5, with product MASLLSLQEENRILQQELSRVEDLLAQSRAERDELAIKYNALSERLEQSLRLEPEEAAESRSLAQHNIELRRLLEEEQAAYKRKLQAYQEGQQRQAQLVQKLQAKVLQYKKKCGEVEQQLLEKATELEQERLTIQLDASSSQPDEESSNELENALIRLEEEQQRSSSLVQVNSMLREQLEQANVANAALSEDIRKLTADWARARDELEQREAEWRREEESFNTYFSNEHSRLLTLWRQLVAFRRHFGEMKATTERDLSELGHEVSRTGRAAHAACLHLAANLRLAESQAGAARERQELRLEQLQEQLAARARDAELEKATLAARLEELTAALERRQSEDEEKERAVETLTLQLRELEAVRTREPTSEQVQALRSELELLRRTLHEITQAVLADDPEAPTPAVPPPCPPVSPPCPAVSPLRSLSASAAAAAVHAALSRRQLQLQEARSQVEAGREVAGSLRRELGMLEQRLEQLGAEAGSCRRAQEEARREELRLRAQAEGLRRELCCAEAALAEEQQRVGALQQEREQLRRRSEGLQDSWDQAARDAQAARQQLEHSQQQVQELEAQRVQAQRELLEAREELSRALLEAELARGEQEALAEALGKAQGSCGELAEARRAAEAEESRLRDALAKTSELAAGLARDKAELGRRLERLEQERERGRLRSRELCRELALLRARLESGPRPGSERRGLERPRADPRDDGRGLREELRELRGLHERLRHSLGQAVQEQSAAGEALARARTEQERLRAEQERLGRTQAALAQDGAGLAVQLAAAQRQQQHRDREAAGLRSEKEGLESSVFQLQQELAQLQARNQQLEAQGRTLAQAKEALEAELGVAQRERAQELRERRQAVAVAEAAAVTAALQSARDAHREQMEHLQREKEELEAERGRMVQEHEELVAELAAARQQRQSEKQQALALQEEERVALAGTLAGLQRSLDEATAELEQRRREVTGHQEKEQALAAELRSLRARAEEAALSHEREARTLRDQVTAAAKQRDGALREAEEARAQLRAGTEARAAARRELLEAQREARDSREGRDTERRRAQEASRALGDAAREKEALQRSNEELRAALRRAEGERISLKRSGEDKEQRLALLEAARAAAEREVSELRAALRGLEHARLESRRELQELRRQVKELDSENSRRGRELGELQARVALEEQREQRSRREASGLRQKVVESEASTEAARKELQQLQQRLAAAEQEFGRREQELSRSLEEARGNEKKLLADARNLQLKVEAARAEVAELGLRLSAAQGRAQGLEAELARGEEQRRATESRLGGLQATLRRTVAVARAKGGSPEGPSSPGSFPDPDADPEALRAALREFLRELQDAQREREELRGQLGSLGRRLAEAEAERDSAGARAQRLQKLLDESEQGRRELSGARASLLLQDESLRRSQRECRGLRQRLSALERERRAGQEKLGELEEARQRLEVCESRSARLELQRRALEAELGRARRALAERDAEAREARERAERLRTQLAQAESRSGPLPVPPGGGSKGEAPDGCLLHERLLQLQNALAAGETDRRLLQEGLEEARRALAEARREKGMLREQLREQRELGMLREPGMLRELGMLREPGFLWEPGVPRKPGMLPEQGMPPEQGMPPQDQQQEERDPPGRAGSTRLPVGPDPPAGPDPPAGSAERELEEARKRIQVLRAQVSALELRARPLPEAPAELQRELERLRLGRGGLEEQIALLKEQELQRHPPGT from the exons ATGGCCtcgctgctgtccctgcaggaggagaacaggatcctgcagcaggagctgtcccgCGTCGAGGACCTGCTGGCCCAGAGCCGGGCCGAGCGCGATGAGCTGGCCATCAAGTACAACGCCCTCAGTGAGCGG ctggagcagagcctgcgGCTGGAGCCGGAGGAAGCAGCCGAGAGCCGGAGCCTGGCCCAGCACAACATCGAGCTCCggaggctgctggaggaggagcaggctgCCTACAAGAGGAAGCTCCAGGCCTACCAGGAGGGCCAGCAGCGCCAGGCCCAGCTGGTGCAGAAGCTCCAAGCCAAG GTGTTGCAGTACAAGAAGAAATGCGGGGaagtggagcagcagctgctggagaaggcgacagagctggagcaggagaggctgaCG ATCCAGCTggatgccagcagctcccagcccgaTGAGGAGAGCAGCAATGAGCTGGAGAACGCCCTGATCcggctggaggaggagcagcagag gagcagcagcctggtgcAGGTGAACTCGATGCTGCGGGAGCAGCTGGAACAGGCCAACGTGGCCAACGCGGCGCTGAGCGAGGACATCCGGAAGCTCACGGCGGACTGGGCGCGGGCCCGGGACGAGCTGGAGCAGCGGGAGGCGGAGTGGAggcgggaggaggag TCCTTCAACACCTACTTCAGCAACGAGCACAGCCGGCTCCTGACCCTCTGGCGGCAGCTGGTGGCCTTCAGGCGCCACTTCGGGGAGATGAAGGCCACCACCGAGAG GGACCTGTCGGAGCTGGGCCACGAGGTGTCCCGGACGGGCCGCGCCGCCCACGCCGCCTGCCTGCACCTGGCCGCCAACCTGCGGCTGGCCGAGAGCCAGGCGGGCGCGGCCCGCGAGCGGCAGGAGCTgcgcctggagcagctgcaggagcagctggcgGCGCGGGCACGGGACGCGGAGCTGGAAAAAGCCACCCTGGCAGCCAG gctggaggagctgacGGCGGCCCTGGAGCGGCGCCAGAGCGAGGACGAGGAGAAGGAGCGGGCGGTGGAAACGCTGACCCTGCAGCTGCGGGAGCTG GAGGCCGTGCGCACCCGGGAGCCGACGTCGGAGCAGGTGCAGGCTCTGCGCTccgagctggagctgctgcgcCGGACGCTGCACGAGATCACCCAG GCGGTGCTGGCAGATGACCCCGAGGCCCCCACGCCCGCTGTGCCCCCtccgtgtccccctgtgtcccctccgtgtcccgCCGTGTCCCCTCTCCGCAGCCTCTCTGCcagcgccgccgctgccgccgtcCACGCAGCCCTGAGCCGGcgccagctccagctgcag GAGGCCCGGAGCCAGGTGGAGGCGGGCCGGGAGGTGGCCGGGAGCCTGCGGcgggagctgggaatgctggagcagcggctggagcagctgggagccgAGGCCGGGAGCTGCCGGCGGGCGCAGGAGGAGGCCCGGCGGGAGGAGCTCCGGCTGCGGGCCCAGGCCGAGGGGCTGCGCAG ggagctgtgctgtgcgGAGGCGGCGTTGGCGGAGGAGCAGCAGCGGGTGggagccctgcagcaggagcgGGAGCAGCTGCGGCGCCGCAGCGAGGGGCTGCAGGACTCCTGGGACCAGGCTGCCCGCGACGCCCAGGCTGCCcgccagcagctggagcacag ccagcagcaggtgcaggagctggaggcgCAGCGGGTGCAGGCGCagcgggagctgctggaggcacgGGAAGAGCTGAGCCGGGCACTGCTGGAGGCGGAGCTGGCCCGGGGCGAGCAGGAGGCGCTGGCAGAGGCCCTGGGCAAG gcccagggcagctgcGGGGAGCTGGCGGAGgcccggcgggcggcggaggcggagGAGTCGCGGCTGCGGGACGCGCTGGCCAAGACCAGCGAGCTGGCGGCCGGGCTGGCCCGGGACAAGGCGGAGCTGGGCCGGCGGCTGGAGCGGCTGGAGCaggagcgggagcggggccggctgCGCAGCCGGGAGCTGTGCCGGGAGCTGGCGCTGCTGCGGGCGCGCCTGGAGAGCGGCCCCCGCCCCGGCAGCGAGCGGCGGGGCCTGGAGCGGCCACGGGCGGACCCCCGGGACGAcgggcgggggctgcgggaggagctGCGGGAGCTGCGCGGGCTCCACGAGCGGCTGCGCCACAGCCTGGGCCAG GCGGTGCAGGAGCAGAGCGCGGCGGGCGAGGCGCTGGCGCGGGCGCGGACGGAGCAGGAGCGGCTCCGGGCGGAGCAGGAGCGGCTGGGCCGGACTCAGGCGGCGCTGGCCCAGGACGGGGCCGGACTGGCCGTGCAGCTCGCGGCTGCCcagcgccagcagcagcaccgcGACCGCGAGGCTGCCGGCCTCAG GTCAGAgaaggaggggctggagagcagcgtgttccagctgcagcaggagctggcccagctccaggccCGCAATCAGCAGCTGGAGGCCCAAGGCCGGACACTGGCCCAAGCCAAGGAAGCGCTGGAGG cgGAGCTGGGCGTGGCGCAGCGGGAGCGGGCGCAGGAGCTGCGGGAGCGGCGCCAGGCGGTGGCGGTGGCCGAGGCGGCCGCGGTGACAGCGGCCCTGCAGAGCGCCCGCGACGCCCACCGGGAGCAGATGGAGCACCTCCAGCGTGAGAAG gaggagctggaggccgAGCGGGGCCGGATGGTGCAGGAGCACGAGGAGCTGGTGGCCGAGCTGGCGGCAGCGCGGCAGCAGCGCCAGAGCGAGAAGCAGCAG GCTCTGgcgctgcaggaggaggagcgggTGGCCCTGGCGGGGACACTGGCAGGGCTCCAGCGGAGCCTGGACGAGGCCACGGCCGAGCTGGAGCAGCGGCGCCGAGAGGTCACCGGCCaccaggagaaggagcag GCCTTGGCCGCGGAGCTGCGCTCGCTGCGGGCGCGGGCGGAGGAGGCGGCGCTGAGCCACGAGCGGGAGGCGAGGACGCTCCGGGACCAAGTGACAGCGGCGGCCAAGCAGCGGGACGGCGCCCTGCGGGAG GCGGAGGAGGCGCGGGCGCAGCTGCGGGCGGGGACCgaggcgcgggcggcggcgcggcgggagctgctggaggcgCAGCGAGAGGCCCGGGACAGCCGCGAGGGCCGCGACAccgagcggcggcgggcgcAGGAGGCGAGCAGGGCCCTGGGCGATGCGGCCCGGGAGAAGGAGGCGCTGCAGCGCTCCAACGAGGAGCTGCGGGCGGCCCTGCGGCGCGCCGAGGGAGAGCGCATCAG CCTGAAGCGCTCCGGGGAGGACAAGGAGCAGCGGCTGGCGCTGCTggaggcggcgcgggcggcggccgAGCGGGAGGTGTCGGAGCTGCGGGCGGCGCTGCGGGGGCTGGAGCACGCCCGCCTGGAGAGccgcagggagctgcaggagctgcgcCGCCAG GTGAAGGAGCTGGACAGCGAGAAcagccggcggggccgggagctgggggagctgcaggcGCGGGTGGCCCTGGAGGAGCAGCGGGAGCAGCGGAGCCGCCGCGAGGCCTCCGGCCTCAGGCAGAAGGTGGTGGAGAGCGAGGCCAGCACCGAGGCTGCCAGGAAGGAG ctgcagcagctgcagcagcgcCTGGCGGCGGCGGAGCAGGAGTTCGGGCGGcgggagcaggagctgtcccgCAGCCTGGAGGAGGCGCGGGGCAATGAGAAGAAGCTGCTGGCGGACGCGCGGAACCTGCAGCTCAAGGTGGAGGCGGCGCGGGCCGAGGTGGCCGAGCTGGGGCTGCGGCTGAGCGCGGCGCAGGGCCGGGCGCAGGGGCTGGAGGCGGAGCTGGCCCGCGGCGAGGAGCAGCGCAGGGCCACCGAGTCCCGCCTGGGCGGCCTCCAGGCCACCCTGCGCCGCACCGTGGCCGTGGCCAGGGCCAAGG GCGGGAGCCCGGAGGGGCCGAGCAGCCCCGGTTCGTTCCCGGATCCCGACGCCGATCCCGAGGCGCTGCGGGCGGCGCTGCGGGAATTCCTGCGGGAGCTGCAGGACGCGCAGCGGGAGCGG GAGGAGCTCCgggggcagctgggcagcctgggccGGCGCCTGGCGGAGGCGGAGGCGGAGCGGGACAGCGCCGGCGCCCGCGCGCAGCGGCTCCAGAAACTGCTGGACGAGAGCGAGCAAG GGCGGCGGGAGCTGAGCGGGGCCCGCGCctcgctgctgctgcaggacgaGAGCCTGCGGCGCTCGCAGCGGGAATGCCGCGGGCTGCGGCAGCGCCTGAGCGCCCTGGAGAGGGAGCGGCGGGCGGGACAG GAGAAGCTGGGCGAGCTGGAGGAGGCCCGGCAGAGGCTGGAGGTGTGCGAGAGCCGGAGCGCCCGGCTGGAGCTGCAGCGGCGGGCGCTGGAGGCGGAGctgggccgggcccggcgggcgCTGGCCGAGCGGGACGCGGAGGCGCGggaggcgcgggagcgagcggaGCGGCTCCGCACGCAG ctggctcaggcCGAGTCCCGCTcggggccgctcccggtgccgccgGGGGGCGGCTCCAAGGGGGAGGCTCCGGACGGGTGTCTGCTCCACGAgcggctcctgcagctccagaacGCGCTGGCTGCCGGCGAGACGGACCGGAGGCTGCTCCAG gaggggctggaggaggcgCGGCGGGCGCTGGCGGAGGCGCGGCGGGAGAAGGGAATGCTGCGGGAGCAGCTGCGGGAGCAGcgggagctgggaatgctgcggGAGCCGGGAATGCTGcgggagctgggaatgctgcggGAGCCGGGGTTCCTGTGGGAACCGGGAGTACCGCGGAAGCCGGGAATGCTGCCGGAGCAGGGAATGCCACCGGAACAGGGAATGCCCCCCCAGGACCAACAGCAGGAG GAGCGGGACCCTCCTGGCCGGGCTGGATCCACGCGGCTCCCGGTGGGGCCGGATCCCCCCGCGGGGCCGGATCCCCCCGCGGGCTCGGCCGAgcgggagctggaggaggctcGGAAGCGCATCCAGGTGCTGCGG GCGCAGGTGTCGGCGCTGGAGCTCCGGGCCCGGCCGCTCCCCGAGGCGCCCGCGGAGCTGCAGCGGGAGCTGGAGCGGCTCCGGCTCGGCCGCGGCGGCCTGgaggagcag ATCGCGCTGCtcaaggagcaggagctgcagcgaCATCCCCCCGGAACTTag